One Nitrospina watsonii DNA segment encodes these proteins:
- a CDS encoding 4Fe-4S dicluster domain-containing protein: protein MPEVYNWQLGRMMTYIYEEKHPKEQFTFVFNTNRCIACQTCTMAHKSTWTFSKGQEYMWWNNVETKPYGGYPQFWDWKILKMLEQSNPGQNVWNVRKTSNKAIHGVYEGVTIFEAPAKIGLNQQAIGYVPTDEEWRFPNFGEDTAHGREFTQSREGTFGGDNGVKSVLPEHKIWFFYLQRICNHCTYPGCLAACPRKAIYKRQEDGIVLIDQSRCRGYKKCVEQCPYKKPMFRGTTRISEKCIACYPRIEGLDPLTEGDQMETRCMAACVGKIRLQGLVKIGSNGEWAHDPDNPQYYLIKDRKVALPLYPQFGTEPNGYYVPSRHVPRSYSQQMFGPGVDHSIDQYMVPDRDLLGVLQLFRTTQRIIFKWKREPGPKIFETNIHGKKFEMYNDTIIGFNRKGKEIIRVTVEEPFYVRPEEHPGAF from the coding sequence ATGCCTGAAGTCTATAACTGGCAGTTGGGTCGCATGATGACCTACATTTACGAAGAGAAGCATCCGAAAGAACAGTTCACGTTCGTGTTCAACACGAACCGCTGCATTGCATGTCAGACATGCACGATGGCGCACAAGTCGACCTGGACGTTTTCGAAGGGCCAGGAGTACATGTGGTGGAACAACGTGGAGACGAAGCCTTACGGCGGGTATCCGCAGTTCTGGGATTGGAAGATCCTGAAGATGCTGGAGCAGTCGAATCCGGGTCAGAACGTATGGAACGTTCGCAAGACGTCGAACAAGGCGATTCACGGTGTGTACGAAGGTGTGACCATCTTCGAGGCGCCGGCCAAGATCGGCTTGAATCAGCAGGCGATCGGTTACGTTCCGACGGACGAAGAGTGGCGCTTCCCGAACTTCGGTGAAGACACCGCTCACGGCCGTGAGTTCACGCAGTCGCGCGAAGGAACGTTTGGCGGCGACAACGGCGTGAAGTCGGTTCTGCCTGAACATAAAATCTGGTTTTTTTACCTGCAGCGGATCTGCAACCACTGCACGTATCCGGGTTGTCTGGCGGCGTGCCCGCGCAAGGCGATCTACAAGCGTCAGGAAGACGGGATCGTACTGATCGATCAGTCCCGCTGCCGCGGATACAAAAAGTGCGTGGAGCAGTGCCCGTACAAGAAACCGATGTTCCGGGGTACGACGCGTATTTCGGAAAAATGCATCGCGTGTTACCCGCGCATCGAAGGACTGGATCCTTTGACCGAGGGTGACCAGATGGAGACCCGTTGTATGGCGGCTTGCGTCGGCAAGATTCGTCTTCAGGGCCTCGTGAAAATCGGTTCTAACGGGGAATGGGCTCACGATCCGGACAATCCTCAGTACTACCTGATCAAGGACCGGAAAGTGGCTCTGCCGTTGTACCCGCAGTTTGGTACGGAGCCGAACGGGTATTATGTTCCGTCCCGCCATGTGCCGCGATCGTATTCGCAGCAGATGTTCGGACCGGGCGTGGATCACTCGATCGATCAGTACATGGTTCCGGACCGGGATCTTTTGGGTGTCTTGCAGTTGTTCCGGACGACGCAGCGCATCATCTTCAAGTGGAAGCGCGAGCCGGGTCCGAAGATCTTCGAGACCAATATTCACGGCAAGAAGTTCGAGATGTACAACGACACCATCATCGGGTTTAACCGGAAGGGTAAGGAGATCATCCGTGTCACGGTTGAAGAGCCTTTCTACGTCCGTCCCGAAGAACATCCTGGTGCGTTCTAA
- a CDS encoding ethylbenzene dehydrogenase-related protein: MECEGWSWQTRKLLNRRKTVKMKKTVVFVMIAAFVLGSAMVSSAATIEALNVGKRDIPIDPTDPFWSNYGPTKDRHIVIDMDPQMITNPMWPNPATKWVNVKAARNDKELAVRLEWSDGDRNDIMVQSQHYKDQAALMFPVKAGSEPPFTMGSDGERVNIWQWKATWDKEGAGKAGNSGMQDMEDYYADMAMGSAGYYMYEPDGDLLLKGALKSDMTGSKDERAKGGVHTGGAGEIANRSTYVDFGMGKNEGVYNPGRATHNILSDASMRRSPVEDLNAEGFSTLTTQANQDVDGKGNWSNNRWAVVFKRSLKTDDANDAQFSSGKVPMAIAIWNGQNKERNGQKAITAWNTLKY; the protein is encoded by the coding sequence TTGGAGTGCGAGGGATGGAGCTGGCAAACCCGGAAACTGCTAAACAGGAGGAAAACCGTGAAAATGAAAAAAACCGTTGTATTCGTAATGATTGCCGCGTTCGTTCTGGGCAGTGCGATGGTGTCGTCGGCGGCAACCATCGAAGCCTTGAATGTTGGCAAGCGGGACATTCCGATTGACCCAACCGATCCTTTCTGGTCCAACTATGGTCCGACCAAGGATCGGCACATTGTCATCGATATGGACCCGCAGATGATCACCAACCCGATGTGGCCGAACCCGGCTACGAAGTGGGTGAACGTCAAAGCGGCCAGGAACGATAAGGAACTCGCCGTTCGCCTGGAGTGGAGCGACGGTGACCGCAATGACATCATGGTCCAGTCGCAGCATTACAAGGACCAGGCGGCGCTGATGTTCCCTGTCAAAGCCGGCAGTGAACCTCCGTTCACCATGGGTTCTGATGGCGAGCGCGTCAACATCTGGCAGTGGAAAGCCACGTGGGACAAGGAAGGCGCCGGCAAGGCCGGTAACTCTGGAATGCAGGACATGGAGGACTACTACGCCGACATGGCCATGGGTTCCGCGGGTTACTACATGTATGAGCCGGATGGCGATCTGTTGCTGAAGGGCGCTCTGAAGTCGGATATGACCGGCAGCAAGGACGAGCGCGCTAAAGGCGGCGTTCACACCGGTGGCGCGGGCGAAATCGCCAATCGTTCGACCTATGTGGACTTTGGCATGGGTAAAAACGAAGGTGTTTACAACCCGGGCCGCGCTACACACAATATCCTGTCCGACGCTTCCATGCGCCGGTCTCCGGTGGAAGACCTCAACGCTGAGGGCTTCTCCACGCTGACCACGCAGGCGAACCAGGACGTCGATGGCAAAGGCAACTGGAGCAACAACCGGTGGGCCGTTGTTTTCAAGCGCAGCTTGAAGACGGATGATGCCAACGACGCTCAGTTCTCGAGCGGCAAGGTTCCGATGGCCATCGCCATCTGGAATGGACAGAACAAGGAACGTAACGGCCAGAAAGCCATTACGGCCTGGAATACCCTGAAGTACTAA
- a CDS encoding tetratricopeptide repeat protein, protein MIATDWFLQGKAAQATGCLEEAIDCYNKVLDENLRLLGEFHPDVALVKNSLGTVWFKKGEYERAVCYLEDALKVLYKICSPDHPMLAEACSTLGKVWSHNGDMDKAIQFYEQALIIYKKAGLMEKVPALEKKVERLFQKMKESRV, encoded by the coding sequence ATGATCGCTACTGACTGGTTTTTACAAGGAAAAGCGGCGCAAGCCACGGGTTGTTTGGAAGAGGCTATCGACTGTTACAACAAAGTGCTGGATGAAAACCTCCGGTTGCTGGGGGAGTTCCACCCGGATGTCGCCTTGGTGAAAAACAGCCTCGGCACGGTTTGGTTTAAAAAGGGAGAGTATGAGCGGGCCGTCTGTTATTTGGAAGATGCGCTCAAGGTCTTGTACAAAATCTGTTCGCCGGACCACCCGATGCTGGCGGAAGCCTGCAGTACCCTGGGTAAGGTGTGGAGCCATAATGGTGACATGGATAAGGCCATCCAGTTTTATGAACAGGCTTTGATCATTTATAAAAAAGCAGGGTTGATGGAAAAGGTTCCCGCCCTTGAGAAAAAAGTGGAGAGGCTGTTTCAGAAAATGAAAGAGTCCAGAGTTTGA
- a CDS encoding tetratricopeptide repeat protein, with the protein MTPGFGNEVGGGKSHLEIVRKAGGIMSSKEWLQLAKEAQKEGLLDKALEYYGQALQECLGAYGEFHPEVSFIYNYIGGIYFKRTDYLQAGQYMQLALKGFHRVCNPDHPLLAQSYNNLGLVMTAKGDYDEAIQYFERALQIAGRAGMEELRAAVEKRIDSLFARMRPQKAIA; encoded by the coding sequence ATGACCCCCGGTTTCGGCAACGAGGTGGGCGGAGGCAAATCACACTTGGAAATTGTGAGAAAGGCAGGAGGCATTATGAGCTCGAAAGAATGGTTGCAACTGGCTAAAGAAGCGCAGAAGGAAGGGCTGCTGGATAAAGCCTTGGAGTACTACGGGCAGGCTTTGCAGGAGTGCCTGGGGGCTTACGGCGAATTTCACCCTGAAGTCTCTTTTATTTACAATTACATCGGTGGTATCTATTTTAAGCGGACAGACTATTTGCAGGCAGGCCAGTATATGCAACTGGCGCTCAAAGGATTCCACCGTGTTTGCAACCCAGACCATCCCCTGTTGGCTCAAAGCTACAACAATCTGGGTTTGGTGATGACAGCGAAGGGTGATTACGATGAAGCCATTCAGTACTTTGAGCGGGCTTTGCAGATTGCCGGGCGTGCTGGAATGGAAGAGTTGCGTGCAGCGGTTGAGAAACGGATCGATTCACTTTTCGCCCGGATGCGTCCCCAAAAAGCCATCGCTTGA
- a CDS encoding MASE1 domain-containing protein has protein sequence MTGTNSPRISHILFQNLAVALAYVLSGMLMVSLTQKLGPSLVIHIPNGIALGAYIFFSYRILPGILLGSVTFLSWYMNVQFSASGLLEVFFLPFLLTLGTLFQTWVGGLLIHKGLRKDSTLESIREVLTFVFGVAFPSALVYSTWSTGVWIFWDQVSPGNIAVVWLTAWMANVLAITHIIPCFLIFKRADRLALNKQEVGEAIALSVVLYVSSQIVYGDWLPQSDYPLVYLLFPVLVWAALRFKQQGAVVAILFTALMATWGTGEGRGPMGTKSPDTAVILLQLYLFVLATMSFILGASVSTSRQFESEAAMLGHLLDRSINEVYVLDLDGLKFVQINQGACKRLGYTTEEMLAMEALDFTHGLTPQQFTDLIQRVEKDPDHMEIIETIHQCKDGTLYPVEAQINISTFGGKKYLLALAMDITQKRKAQEAIINARIRAEEANQAKSMFISNMSHEIRTPMNAILGYVQILSRDTSLASDQHKRVEGIQKAGNHLLGLINDILDFSKIEAGKMELTIVRFSLSGLIKDLELIFKHRCERNQLELKVDCNFGNQGRWVEGDQGKLRQVLINLLENAVKFTDRGEVLFRVSEDKQDRYVFEVIDTGCGIPLDKQQHVFEYFSQFDEGQQRGGTGLGLSISKRQVDLMGGTLSVESDPGWGSRFYFVLHLPATQAGAVDDLQDYDRVVTLATDQSVRALIVDDNQSNIEVLTETLEAIGVECQAVISGWDAIDRALSWKPDVIFMDYRMPGLNGLDTAKMIQKNLDTSITKIVMVTASSYRHEQEKFLQEGVHGFIAKPFLRGEVFKVLHDLLEVEFVYQPDEGEEEGTAVPIVESSFESLSLPEPLLNRLKQSARLGVMSQLEEELNEVKAIGHREAGLARHLQTLADNFDKQAILKVLEACAPSSA, from the coding sequence ATGACGGGTACGAACTCCCCACGCATATCGCATATTCTATTTCAGAACCTGGCCGTTGCTCTCGCTTATGTTTTGAGCGGGATGCTGATGGTGTCCTTGACTCAAAAGCTGGGTCCCAGCCTGGTCATCCACATCCCCAACGGGATTGCTCTGGGCGCCTACATCTTTTTTTCCTACCGTATTCTTCCCGGCATTCTGCTGGGCTCCGTCACATTTCTGAGCTGGTACATGAATGTCCAGTTCTCGGCATCCGGGCTGCTCGAAGTTTTTTTCCTTCCTTTCCTCCTCACGCTGGGGACCCTGTTCCAGACATGGGTAGGGGGACTGCTGATCCACAAAGGGTTGCGTAAAGACTCCACCCTCGAAAGCATTCGGGAAGTGTTGACTTTTGTGTTTGGCGTGGCCTTCCCGTCCGCCCTCGTTTATTCCACTTGGTCAACCGGCGTATGGATTTTTTGGGATCAGGTTTCCCCGGGTAACATCGCAGTCGTTTGGCTCACGGCCTGGATGGCCAACGTGTTGGCCATCACGCACATCATCCCCTGTTTCCTGATTTTCAAAAGGGCTGACCGGCTGGCTCTCAACAAGCAGGAGGTGGGAGAAGCGATCGCATTGTCCGTGGTTCTATACGTATCGAGCCAGATCGTTTACGGCGACTGGTTGCCCCAGAGCGATTATCCGTTGGTGTACCTGCTGTTCCCGGTGTTGGTGTGGGCGGCACTGCGTTTCAAGCAGCAGGGTGCCGTCGTGGCCATTTTGTTCACCGCGCTCATGGCCACCTGGGGAACGGGAGAAGGGCGCGGCCCCATGGGGACGAAGTCCCCGGACACCGCAGTGATTCTACTTCAGCTGTATCTCTTCGTGTTGGCCACGATGTCTTTCATTTTGGGTGCGTCGGTTTCGACCAGTCGTCAGTTCGAAAGTGAAGCCGCCATGCTCGGTCATCTTTTGGATCGTTCGATCAACGAAGTTTATGTGTTGGACCTGGATGGGTTGAAATTCGTTCAGATCAATCAGGGCGCCTGCAAGAGGTTGGGGTACACCACGGAGGAAATGCTGGCTATGGAGGCTCTGGACTTCACGCATGGCCTGACTCCCCAACAATTCACCGATCTGATCCAACGGGTGGAAAAAGACCCTGACCATATGGAAATCATTGAAACCATCCACCAATGCAAGGATGGCACCCTGTATCCGGTGGAAGCGCAAATTAACATTTCCACGTTTGGCGGCAAAAAATACTTACTGGCCCTTGCGATGGACATCACGCAGAAACGCAAAGCCCAGGAAGCGATCATCAATGCGCGGATTCGTGCCGAGGAGGCGAACCAGGCCAAAAGCATGTTTATCTCCAACATGAGTCACGAAATCCGCACTCCCATGAATGCGATCCTGGGGTATGTGCAGATTCTCAGCCGCGACACCTCCCTGGCCTCAGATCAGCACAAGCGAGTCGAAGGCATTCAGAAAGCGGGCAATCATCTGCTCGGTTTGATCAATGACATCCTGGACTTTTCCAAGATCGAAGCCGGCAAGATGGAGTTGACCATTGTCCGTTTCAGCCTGTCGGGTTTGATCAAGGACCTGGAGCTGATCTTCAAACACCGCTGCGAAAGGAACCAACTGGAGCTGAAGGTGGATTGTAATTTTGGCAACCAGGGGCGCTGGGTGGAAGGCGACCAGGGCAAGCTGCGGCAGGTGCTCATCAACCTGTTGGAAAACGCCGTCAAGTTTACCGACCGGGGTGAGGTCCTGTTCCGCGTTTCCGAAGACAAGCAGGATCGTTACGTATTCGAAGTCATCGATACCGGCTGCGGCATTCCCCTCGACAAGCAGCAGCATGTGTTTGAATATTTCAGCCAGTTTGACGAAGGCCAGCAGCGGGGGGGGACCGGACTGGGGCTGTCCATCTCGAAACGGCAGGTCGATTTGATGGGAGGCACATTGAGCGTGGAATCGGACCCCGGCTGGGGATCGCGGTTTTATTTTGTTCTGCACCTGCCAGCCACCCAGGCGGGTGCGGTGGATGACCTGCAAGATTACGACCGTGTGGTGACGTTGGCGACGGACCAATCCGTCCGCGCGCTCATCGTCGATGACAACCAGTCCAATATCGAAGTCCTGACGGAAACGTTGGAAGCGATCGGGGTGGAATGCCAGGCGGTGATCAGCGGTTGGGATGCCATCGACCGGGCCTTGTCCTGGAAGCCGGATGTGATTTTCATGGATTACCGGATGCCGGGCTTGAATGGACTCGACACTGCAAAAATGATCCAGAAAAACCTGGATACCAGCATCACCAAAATCGTCATGGTCACCGCCTCCAGTTACCGGCATGAACAGGAAAAGTTTTTGCAGGAAGGAGTGCATGGATTCATCGCCAAACCGTTCTTGCGGGGAGAAGTGTTCAAGGTCCTGCACGATCTTTTGGAGGTGGAGTTTGTGTACCAACCGGATGAAGGAGAAGAAGAGGGCACAGCCGTCCCCATAGTGGAGTCTTCCTTCGAATCCCTGTCATTGCCCGAGCCGTTGCTGAACCGGCTCAAACAATCGGCCCGCCTTGGCGTGATGAGCCAGTTGGAGGAAGAGTTGAACGAAGTGAAAGCAATCGGACACCGGGAAGCCGGACTGGCGCGACACCTGCAAACCCTTGCCGACAATTTTGACAAACAGGCGATCCTGAAAGTGTTGGAAGCATGTGCGCCTTCGTCAGCCTGA
- a CDS encoding HD domain-containing phosphohydrolase encodes MVTDPESKDQAWTVLLVDDQPDNLAVLRGTLEREGYQLAFASTGEDALAILPELKPNLVLLDVMMPGIDGFETCRQMKQMPACRDIPVIFVTARRETYDLIEGFSAGGVDYITKPFQQEEVCARVRCQIELVILRQSLQEQYSHTQELLSQTLTGSLQIFHEVLAGFDHNLFNQAARLCQLLKECGPALGFPNTSQLEIAAMFLPIGLVSLPPATMTRYREGESLSAAEQAMIQRVPQAGAKLLEKIPHLRKVSEMVLYHQKGFDGSGFPENSLSGEAIPLGARALKLLSDFVKEEGTAQSGLRAITRLRQRSRLYDPYLMEKLEDYVFKKEEEYDAMVQSEKAVSFQELRTGLVLADRIENKEGVVLLNPGQMITDMHLLLLRNHKEFVGIREPIRVREG; translated from the coding sequence ATGGTGACCGACCCAGAATCGAAAGATCAAGCCTGGACCGTGTTGTTGGTGGATGACCAACCCGATAACCTGGCCGTATTGCGTGGAACTCTGGAACGGGAGGGTTACCAGTTGGCTTTCGCTTCCACCGGCGAGGATGCCCTGGCAATCCTGCCGGAGCTGAAACCCAATCTGGTGCTGCTCGATGTCATGATGCCGGGCATCGATGGGTTTGAGACCTGCCGGCAGATGAAACAGATGCCGGCGTGCCGGGACATCCCCGTTATTTTTGTCACCGCCCGGAGAGAAACCTATGATCTCATCGAAGGATTCTCTGCCGGCGGTGTGGATTACATCACCAAGCCTTTTCAGCAGGAAGAGGTGTGCGCCCGGGTTCGATGCCAGATCGAACTCGTCATTCTGAGGCAATCCCTCCAGGAACAGTACAGCCATACCCAGGAATTGTTGAGCCAGACGCTGACCGGGAGCCTGCAAATTTTTCATGAGGTTCTGGCGGGTTTCGATCACAATCTGTTCAACCAGGCGGCGCGGTTGTGCCAGTTGTTGAAAGAATGCGGTCCGGCCCTGGGGTTTCCAAACACGAGCCAGTTGGAAATTGCGGCCATGTTCCTGCCCATCGGGCTGGTGTCCCTTCCCCCTGCCACCATGACCCGTTATCGAGAAGGCGAGTCCTTGTCTGCGGCAGAGCAGGCGATGATTCAACGGGTGCCCCAGGCCGGCGCCAAGTTGCTGGAAAAAATTCCTCATTTAAGGAAAGTGTCGGAGATGGTGCTCTACCATCAAAAAGGATTCGACGGCAGCGGCTTCCCGGAAAACTCGCTGAGCGGAGAAGCCATTCCTCTTGGCGCCCGGGCGCTCAAGCTGCTGTCCGATTTTGTGAAAGAAGAGGGGACGGCCCAGTCGGGATTGAGGGCCATCACCCGGCTCCGGCAGCGCTCCCGTCTGTACGATCCGTATTTGATGGAAAAACTGGAAGACTACGTTTTCAAAAAGGAAGAGGAATACGACGCCATGGTTCAGTCGGAGAAAGCCGTTTCATTTCAGGAATTGCGAACCGGGCTGGTTCTGGCTGACAGGATCGAAAATAAGGAAGGCGTAGTGCTGTTGAATCCGGGCCAAATGATTACGGACATGCATTTGTTGCTGCTCAGAAACCACAAGGAATTTGTGGGCATCCGCGAGCCCATTCGGGTCCGGGAAGGATGA
- a CDS encoding MASE1 domain-containing protein yields MSDPVTSGKLETLRVNGMTAGAYILSGCLLASFTHFHGHAFPVFLPLGIALACVLLYGPRILPGVFLGAVGLTLTFWLVLHPHPKSDLSLLALMGVATLVGVGATLQTWTGGYILRRWLGNRDPFARVPDLIVFVLVAGLLNSLIHTNFTVTALMGADLLSWDQYGRAWLTGWLGDSLGVLLIVPIVTAFRHSRLRPLSLHKKLEALVLAGLLYLGAKAIFYTPIDYQEYPLILLSFPFLVWTAFRFRQVGGVVVMLGISLLAIWGSGQTEHQFEIDHDKSVLLLQLYLFGLMMTTFLLHTLLNQSDQATRQAVRFGAILEKSYNEIYLVDARTFRFVYVNEGARHNLGYSLKELQQYTPLDIAPEFNEERLEELFSALKNGTEPRPVLETLHKRKNGSTYPAEVRLQIARLEEEEWIVGVAMDISEKRQIQREILAAREKAEQANRAKSIFLSSMSHEIRTPMNAILGYSQILNQDPNLKDDQRRKLGGIQKAGYHLLSLINDVLDFSKIEAGKLKLNPQDFNLVALVNELCDIFRVRCEEKKLSFELHQNLGNKNHWVHGDQGKLRQVLINLLDNALKFTDQGRVVFSVSGKPNNLYWFEIHDTGIGIPEEKQKTVFNYYEQDWVGMERGGTGLGLTISQKLAKMMKGELRVSSEPGTGSRFSFSIPLLPVNTKETPLGQDFTKVTRLSPEYEVRALVVDDNEANVDVLYEILSDVGVEVRRAYSGKEGIEIAGAWKPDIVFMDYKMPQLNGLEAAKAIQHEDNAVRIVIVTASNYRHERDRFLNEGIDGFVGKPFLRDELLKTVQEVLHVEFQFSTDEASENIVKPNLIPGETNFSEMKVPDFLLLNLKKMAKLGMIAEMEKQLPEIEKIEPQGPQLASHLKILAEKFDKEGILKLLDTVGHD; encoded by the coding sequence ATGAGTGATCCCGTCACATCCGGAAAACTGGAAACCCTTCGCGTCAATGGCATGACCGCCGGGGCTTACATCCTGAGCGGTTGCCTGCTGGCCTCCTTCACTCATTTCCACGGCCATGCCTTTCCTGTCTTTTTGCCGCTGGGCATTGCACTGGCGTGCGTGCTGTTGTATGGGCCGCGTATTCTGCCCGGTGTCTTCCTGGGCGCCGTGGGTCTCACCCTCACGTTCTGGCTGGTCCTGCATCCACACCCTAAATCCGATTTGTCGCTGTTGGCGTTGATGGGCGTAGCCACTCTGGTGGGCGTGGGAGCCACCCTGCAAACCTGGACCGGAGGCTATATCCTGCGCCGATGGCTGGGCAACCGGGATCCCTTCGCCCGCGTTCCAGACCTGATCGTGTTCGTGCTTGTTGCGGGTTTGCTGAACAGTCTCATTCATACCAACTTCACAGTCACCGCCTTGATGGGGGCGGATCTCCTCAGCTGGGATCAATATGGCAGGGCGTGGTTGACCGGCTGGTTGGGCGACAGCCTGGGCGTTTTATTGATCGTTCCCATCGTGACCGCATTCCGGCATTCCAGGCTCCGGCCGTTGTCCCTCCATAAAAAGCTGGAAGCCCTGGTGCTTGCCGGCCTGCTCTATCTGGGCGCCAAAGCGATTTTTTACACGCCGATCGATTACCAGGAGTATCCCCTGATCCTGTTGTCCTTTCCTTTTCTGGTTTGGACGGCATTCCGGTTCCGCCAGGTGGGTGGGGTGGTGGTCATGCTGGGCATCAGCCTGCTGGCGATATGGGGAAGCGGCCAGACCGAGCACCAGTTCGAGATCGATCATGATAAAAGCGTTTTGCTGCTCCAGCTTTACCTGTTTGGCCTGATGATGACCACGTTCCTCCTGCATACGCTGCTCAACCAATCCGACCAGGCGACCAGGCAGGCGGTCCGGTTTGGTGCGATTCTGGAAAAATCCTACAACGAAATATATCTGGTGGATGCCAGAACCTTTCGGTTTGTCTATGTCAACGAAGGCGCACGCCACAACCTGGGTTATTCCCTGAAGGAATTGCAACAGTACACGCCGTTGGACATTGCTCCGGAATTCAACGAAGAGCGCTTGGAGGAACTGTTCTCCGCTTTGAAAAACGGCACCGAGCCCCGTCCGGTTTTGGAAACCCTGCATAAACGGAAAAATGGAAGCACCTATCCGGCGGAAGTGCGTTTGCAGATTGCCCGGCTGGAAGAAGAGGAATGGATTGTGGGAGTGGCGATGGACATTTCCGAAAAGAGACAGATCCAACGGGAAATCCTGGCTGCCCGCGAAAAAGCTGAACAGGCCAACCGCGCCAAAAGCATTTTTCTTTCCAGCATGAGTCATGAAATCCGCACTCCTATGAATGCCATCCTGGGCTACTCACAGATTTTGAATCAGGACCCGAACTTGAAAGACGATCAGCGCCGCAAGTTGGGGGGGATTCAGAAGGCCGGATACCACCTGTTGAGCCTGATCAATGACGTCCTCGATTTTTCCAAGATTGAAGCCGGCAAACTCAAATTGAACCCGCAGGATTTCAACCTGGTCGCGCTGGTGAACGAACTGTGCGATATCTTTCGCGTTCGCTGCGAGGAAAAGAAGCTGAGTTTTGAGTTGCACCAGAACCTGGGCAACAAAAACCACTGGGTGCACGGCGACCAGGGCAAGCTGCGGCAGGTGCTCATCAATCTGCTCGACAACGCCCTCAAGTTCACCGATCAGGGAAGAGTGGTTTTCAGCGTTAGCGGGAAGCCCAATAACCTGTACTGGTTTGAAATTCACGACACAGGGATCGGCATCCCGGAAGAAAAGCAGAAGACCGTGTTCAATTATTACGAGCAGGATTGGGTGGGCATGGAGCGAGGCGGGACCGGACTGGGTTTGACCATATCCCAAAAACTGGCCAAGATGATGAAAGGGGAATTACGGGTGTCCTCCGAGCCGGGGACAGGCTCCCGGTTCAGTTTCTCCATTCCCCTGTTGCCGGTCAATACCAAGGAGACGCCTTTAGGGCAGGATTTTACCAAGGTCACCCGTTTGTCTCCGGAATATGAAGTGCGGGCGCTGGTGGTGGATGACAACGAAGCCAATGTCGATGTCCTGTACGAAATACTGAGCGATGTCGGCGTTGAAGTGCGAAGGGCCTACTCCGGGAAAGAGGGGATCGAAATTGCAGGCGCGTGGAAGCCGGACATCGTTTTCATGGATTACAAGATGCCGCAACTGAATGGACTGGAAGCGGCGAAGGCCATCCAGCACGAAGACAATGCGGTTCGAATTGTTATCGTCACCGCTTCGAATTACCGCCATGAACGCGACCGGTTCCTGAATGAAGGCATCGACGGCTTTGTCGGCAAACCGTTTTTGCGCGACGAACTTTTGAAGACGGTGCAGGAGGTGCTGCATGTGGAATTCCAGTTTTCAACGGACGAAGCTTCGGAAAATATAGTAAAGCCGAATTTGATCCCCGGGGAAACCAATTTTTCAGAGATGAAGGTTCCTGATTTTTTGTTACTTAACCTGAAAAAAATGGCAAAATTAGGTATGATTGCTGAAATGGAGAAACAGCTCCCGGAAATTGAAAAGATCGAACCTCAGGGACCGCAACTGGCGTCGCATCTCAAGATCCTGGCAGAGAAGTTTGATAAAGAAGGAATCCTAAAATTATTAGACACAGTTGGGCATGACTGA